Proteins found in one Campylobacter lari genomic segment:
- the rplI gene encoding 50S ribosomal protein L9 — MKVLLIKDVKSLGKAGEVKEVKDGYGQNFLIAKGFAKAATHEVLKQYEAEQKKKAENLRFELANLEKLKEELSKITICIAKPVGANGSLFGGVTKDEIAHALKEQKGIELDKKSLECDTIKELGVHEISAKLGHAIHAVFKLEVKGE, encoded by the coding sequence ATGAAAGTATTATTAATCAAAGATGTAAAAAGCTTAGGAAAAGCAGGAGAAGTTAAAGAAGTAAAAGATGGATATGGGCAAAATTTTTTAATTGCCAAAGGTTTTGCTAAAGCTGCTACACATGAAGTTTTAAAACAATATGAAGCAGAGCAAAAGAAAAAGGCAGAAAATTTAAGATTTGAGCTTGCAAATTTGGAAAAATTAAAAGAAGAATTATCTAAAATCACTATTTGTATAGCTAAGCCTGTAGGAGCTAATGGAAGCTTGTTTGGCGGGGTTACTAAAGATGAAATCGCTCATGCGCTAAAAGAACAAAAAGGCATAGAGCTTGATAAAAAAAGCTTAGAATGTGATACTATAAAAGAACTTGGTGTGCATGAAATTTCAGCAAAATTAGGCCATGCAATTCATGCTGTATTTAAGCTAGAAGTTAAAGGAGAATAA
- a CDS encoding argininosuccinate synthase gives MKKDIKKVVLAYSGGLDTSIILKWLQDEYKCEVVTFTADIGQGEELEPARKKALSLGVKEENIFIQDLKDEFVKDYVFPMFRANAIYEGEYLLGTSIARPLIAKALVEIANKTSADAISHGATGKGNDQVRFELGALALNPNLAIIAPWREWDLNSREKLLAYAQKHGIDIAKKPGKSPYSMDANLLHISYEGLVLEDPAAKPEADMWRWVKDLKETPNESEVIELEFSKGDLCAINGEKMSPAQLLAKLNELGVKHGIGRLDIVENRYVGMKSRGCYETPGGSILLKAHRAIESITLDREAAHLKDELMPKYASLIYNGYWFSPERLMLQALIDESQKYVNGKVKLELYKGNVMVIGRESANDSLFSEAYCTFEEDAVYDQKDAAGFIRLNALRFIIAGKNGRKF, from the coding sequence ATGAAAAAAGATATCAAAAAAGTGGTTTTAGCATATTCTGGTGGACTTGACACAAGTATAATTTTAAAATGGTTGCAAGATGAGTATAAATGTGAAGTGGTAACTTTCACAGCAGATATTGGACAAGGTGAAGAGCTTGAGCCTGCTAGAAAAAAAGCTCTTTCTTTAGGCGTAAAAGAAGAAAATATTTTTATTCAAGATTTAAAAGATGAATTTGTAAAAGATTATGTATTTCCTATGTTTAGAGCAAATGCTATTTATGAAGGAGAATATTTACTGGGTACAAGCATAGCAAGACCTTTGATAGCAAAAGCTTTAGTAGAAATAGCAAATAAAACAAGTGCAGATGCCATCAGCCATGGAGCAACTGGTAAGGGAAATGATCAAGTGCGTTTTGAATTAGGTGCTTTGGCACTAAATCCAAACTTAGCCATCATTGCTCCTTGGAGAGAATGGGATTTAAATAGCCGTGAAAAACTTTTGGCTTATGCGCAAAAACATGGCATTGATATAGCTAAAAAGCCAGGTAAATCACCTTATTCTATGGATGCAAATTTATTGCATATTTCTTATGAAGGTTTAGTGCTTGAAGATCCTGCGGCTAAACCCGAAGCAGATATGTGGCGTTGGGTGAAAGATTTAAAAGAAACTCCAAATGAAAGTGAAGTGATAGAGCTTGAGTTTAGTAAAGGCGATTTGTGTGCTATTAATGGAGAAAAAATGTCTCCTGCACAGCTTTTAGCAAAACTTAATGAGCTTGGTGTAAAACATGGTATAGGTCGTCTTGATATTGTTGAAAATCGCTATGTTGGTATGAAAAGTAGAGGTTGTTATGAAACTCCAGGTGGAAGTATACTTTTAAAAGCACACCGTGCTATAGAAAGTATCACTCTTGATAGAGAAGCAGCACATTTAAAAGATGAATTAATGCCAAAATATGCAAGTTTGATTTATAATGGCTATTGGTTCTCACCTGAAAGATTAATGCTTCAAGCCTTAATTGATGAGTCACAAAAATATGTAAATGGTAAAGTTAAACTTGAATTATATAAAGGTAATGTGATGGTAATAGGCAGAGAAAGTGCGAATGATAGTTTATTTAGTGAGGCTTATTGTACTTTTGAAGAAGATGCTGTGTATGATCAAAAAGATGCAGCAGGTTTTATAAGATTAAATGCTTTAAGATTTATTATCGCAGGTAAAAATGGAAGAAAATTTTAA
- a CDS encoding FlaG family protein, whose protein sequence is MDIGNNIQRDANVTHFNTKSIEKAPQENKQQVNLNNQDENLNEKLKNATEKLNNQMETLGTNVRFAFNDKINEMYINVTEKDTGKLIRKIPSEEAMKLIEHFKGVIGTIFDKES, encoded by the coding sequence ATGGACATTGGAAACAATATTCAAAGAGATGCAAATGTAACTCATTTTAATACAAAAAGTATTGAAAAAGCACCTCAAGAGAATAAGCAACAAGTTAATTTAAATAATCAAGATGAGAATTTAAATGAAAAACTAAAAAATGCAACAGAAAAACTTAATAACCAAATGGAAACACTAGGAACAAATGTTCGTTTTGCATTTAATGATAAAATTAATGAAATGTATATAAATGTAACTGAAAAAGATACTGGAAAGCTGATACGTAAAATTCCTAGTGAAGAAGCAATGAAATTAATAGAACATTTTAAAGGTGTTATAGGTACTATTTTTGATAAGGAGAGTTAA
- the hslV gene encoding ATP-dependent protease subunit HslV, translating to MFHATTILAYKGKNKSVIGGDGQVSFGNTVLKNNAVKIRKLNNGKVLAGFAGSTADAFNLFDMFEKLLSSSKGDLLKAAIDFSKEWRKDKYLRKLEAMMLVLDRNHIFLLSGTGDVVEPEDGAIAAIGSGGNYALSAARALAKHSSLDEEELVKESLQIAGEICIYTNTNIKTYVIEDDK from the coding sequence ATGTTTCACGCAACTACAATTTTAGCTTATAAAGGTAAAAATAAGTCTGTAATTGGTGGAGATGGACAAGTAAGTTTTGGAAATACTGTTTTAAAAAATAATGCAGTTAAAATTAGAAAGTTAAACAATGGAAAAGTATTAGCAGGCTTTGCAGGAAGCACTGCTGATGCTTTTAATCTTTTTGATATGTTTGAAAAACTACTTTCTAGTTCTAAGGGTGATTTATTAAAAGCTGCAATAGATTTTTCAAAAGAATGGCGTAAGGATAAATATCTAAGAAAACTTGAAGCAATGATGCTAGTGTTAGATAGAAATCATATATTTTTACTTTCAGGAACTGGAGATGTAGTTGAGCCTGAAGATGGCGCTATAGCAGCTATTGGAAGTGGTGGCAACTACGCGCTTTCTGCTGCAAGAGCTTTAGCTAAACACTCAAGTTTAGATGAGGAAGAATTAGTTAAAGAAAGCTTGCAAATAGCTGGTGAAATTTGCATTTATACAAATACAAATATTAAAACTTATGTAATTGAGGATGATAAATGA
- the era gene encoding GTPase Era, with protein sequence MKSGFISIVGRTNAGKSSILNSLLEEKVAMVSHKQNATRRKINAIIMHENHQLIFIDTPGLHASSKAMNQLMIDLAIKSIADCDVILFVASIYDDIKDYENFLSLNPKVPHIVLINKVDLVKKEVLLKKLSEYSQFSSHFSAIIPYSAKQKFYKKILLDEMIKYLPKHPYYFDPEFITTTNEKDIYRDFILEAIYENLSDEIPYSTEVKIEKIKELEQIYYINATIITDSNSHKGMILGKDGATIKRIGKEARVKIEKLAQKKVMLKLFVQLEKNWHKNEQNLKKILYDG encoded by the coding sequence GTGAAAAGCGGCTTTATAAGCATAGTGGGTAGAACTAATGCGGGAAAAAGTTCTATCCTAAATTCTTTGTTGGAAGAAAAAGTGGCTATGGTTTCTCATAAGCAAAATGCTACAAGAAGAAAAATTAATGCGATCATAATGCATGAAAACCATCAGCTTATTTTTATAGATACGCCAGGTTTGCACGCAAGTTCTAAAGCTATGAATCAACTTATGATTGATTTAGCGATTAAAAGCATTGCTGATTGTGATGTGATTTTATTTGTAGCTAGTATTTATGATGATATTAAAGATTATGAAAATTTTTTAAGTTTAAACCCTAAAGTGCCACATATAGTATTAATCAATAAGGTTGATTTGGTAAAAAAAGAAGTTTTGCTTAAAAAATTAAGCGAGTATTCTCAGTTTAGCTCGCATTTTAGTGCTATTATCCCCTATTCTGCTAAGCAAAAATTTTATAAAAAAATTCTTTTAGATGAGATGATTAAGTATTTGCCCAAGCACCCGTATTATTTTGATCCTGAGTTTATTACTACTACAAATGAAAAGGATATTTATAGAGATTTTATCTTAGAAGCCATATATGAAAATTTAAGTGATGAAATTCCTTATAGCACTGAAGTCAAAATAGAAAAAATCAAAGAACTAGAGCAAATTTATTATATCAATGCCACTATCATTACAGATAGTAATTCTCACAAAGGAATGATATTAGGTAAAGATGGTGCTACAATTAAGCGTATAGGTAAGGAAGCTAGAGTGAAAATAGAAAAATTAGCACAAAAAAAGGTAATGTTAAAACTGTTCGTTCAGCTTGAGAAAAATTGGCACAAAAACGAGCAAAACCTTAAGAAAATACTTTATGATGGGTAA
- the fliS gene encoding flagellar export chaperone FliS, with product MVNSAVYNAYSQSQAGVESQEKLIEMLYGGILRFASRIKIAIQNENIEERVYYVKRASAIFIELINCLDYEKGGDVAHYLSGLYTRELQLLSLANIENNEARVDEVINVVKGLLEAWREVHQK from the coding sequence ATGGTAAATAGTGCAGTTTACAATGCATATTCACAAAGTCAAGCAGGTGTAGAATCTCAAGAAAAACTTATAGAAATGCTATACGGAGGAATTTTACGCTTTGCTAGTAGAATAAAAATAGCCATACAAAATGAAAATATTGAAGAAAGAGTGTATTATGTAAAAAGAGCCAGTGCTATTTTTATAGAACTTATCAATTGTCTTGACTATGAAAAAGGTGGAGATGTGGCACATTATCTAAGTGGTTTATACACTAGAGAATTACAACTTCTTTCTTTAGCCAATATAGAAAACAATGAGGCTAGAGTAGATGAAGTAATAAATGTAGTAAAAGGCTTATTAGAAGCTTGGAGGGAAGTACATCAAAAATGA
- the hslU gene encoding ATP-dependent protease ATPase subunit HslU: MNLTPKEIVKFLDDYVIGQKNAKKIIAIALRNRYRRMQLSPELQDDIMPKNILMIGSTGVGKTEIARRLAKMMGLPFVKVEASKYTEVGFVGRDVESMVRDLANAALNLVKNEEKEKNKEKINEFIENKILEKLLPPLPKGVSEEKQEEYQNSLEKMRVKLKAGDLDNSTIEVEISQSVFDTNPNLPPEMGAMQDIVKVIGVGNKKVKKEMKVKDARIALAQEASEKILDMESIKGEALRRAENEGIIFIDEIDKVAVSSSNSNRQDPSKEGVQRDLLPIVEGSTIQTKFGPLKTDHILFIAAGAFHLSKPSDLIPELQGRFPLRVELDSLDEDALYAILTRPKNSLLTQYIELLKTENVELVFEDEAIREIAKIASKANEEMQDIGARRLHTVVEKLLEDISFEADEYAGKVYKIDDFKVQVKLGDIIENKDLARYIL; the protein is encoded by the coding sequence ATGAATTTAACTCCAAAAGAGATTGTGAAATTTTTAGATGATTATGTAATTGGACAAAAAAATGCCAAAAAAATCATAGCAATTGCTTTAAGAAATCGTTATAGAAGAATGCAGCTTAGTCCTGAACTTCAAGATGATATCATGCCAAAAAATATTTTAATGATAGGATCAACTGGAGTTGGTAAAACAGAGATTGCAAGACGCCTTGCTAAGATGATGGGACTTCCTTTTGTAAAAGTTGAAGCAAGTAAATATACTGAAGTTGGTTTTGTTGGGCGTGATGTAGAAAGTATGGTTAGAGATTTGGCTAATGCTGCTTTAAATTTAGTAAAAAATGAAGAAAAAGAAAAAAATAAAGAAAAGATTAATGAATTTATAGAAAATAAGATTTTAGAAAAACTTTTACCGCCCTTACCAAAAGGTGTTAGCGAAGAAAAACAAGAAGAGTATCAAAATTCTTTAGAAAAAATGCGCGTGAAATTAAAAGCTGGTGATTTAGATAATAGCACAATAGAAGTTGAAATTTCACAAAGTGTATTTGATACTAATCCAAATTTACCACCTGAAATGGGCGCTATGCAAGATATAGTAAAAGTTATTGGTGTGGGTAATAAAAAAGTTAAAAAAGAAATGAAAGTAAAAGATGCAAGAATAGCTCTAGCTCAAGAAGCAAGTGAGAAAATTCTTGATATGGAAAGTATTAAAGGCGAGGCTTTAAGAAGAGCTGAAAATGAAGGGATTATTTTTATCGATGAGATAGATAAGGTAGCAGTTTCAAGCTCAAATTCAAACCGCCAAGATCCAAGCAAAGAAGGAGTGCAAAGAGATTTGCTTCCAATAGTTGAAGGTAGCACTATACAAACTAAATTTGGTCCTTTAAAAACTGATCATATTTTATTTATTGCAGCAGGTGCTTTTCATCTAAGTAAGCCAAGTGATTTAATCCCTGAACTTCAAGGGCGTTTTCCTTTGAGAGTTGAGCTTGATTCATTAGATGAGGATGCTTTATATGCTATTTTAACAAGACCTAAAAATTCATTGCTAACGCAGTATATTGAGCTTTTAAAAACTGAAAATGTAGAGCTTGTTTTTGAAGATGAGGCTATTAGAGAAATAGCAAAAATAGCAAGTAAGGCTAATGAAGAAATGCAAGATATTGGTGCAAGACGCTTACATACAGTAGTGGAAAAACTTTTGGAAGATATTAGTTTTGAAGCAGATGAATATGCAGGTAAAGTATATAAAATAGATGATTTTAAAGTGCAAGTTAAACTTGGAGATATCATAGAAAATAAAGATTTAGCTAGGTATATCTTGTGA
- the lptB gene encoding LPS export ABC transporter ATP-binding protein has product MSKLEARNLEKIIKKTKIIHDVSLEVQSGEVVGLLGPNGAGKTTSFYMICGLILPTSGQVFLDSQDITKEPLNKRAKLGIGYLPQESSVFKDLSVEENLLLAAQVIYKDKNLLEQKIEQMLELLSIEPIRHRKGMSLSGGERRRCEIARSLMCDPKFLLLDEPFAGVDPIAVSEIQSLINDLKAMNIGVLITDHNVRETLAICDRAYVIRSGRLLASGNANEIAHNEDVKKYYLGSEFRLE; this is encoded by the coding sequence ATGAGTAAGCTAGAAGCTAGAAATTTAGAAAAAATCATTAAAAAAACTAAAATCATACACGATGTTTCACTAGAAGTACAAAGCGGGGAAGTAGTAGGACTTTTAGGGCCTAATGGAGCAGGAAAAACTACAAGTTTTTATATGATATGTGGGCTTATTTTACCAACAAGCGGGCAGGTGTTTTTAGACTCACAAGATATCACGAAAGAACCGCTTAATAAAAGAGCAAAGCTTGGTATTGGGTATTTACCTCAAGAAAGTAGTGTTTTTAAAGATTTAAGTGTGGAAGAAAATTTACTTTTAGCCGCCCAAGTAATATATAAGGATAAAAATTTATTAGAACAAAAGATAGAGCAAATGCTAGAATTACTTAGCATAGAACCTATTAGACATAGAAAAGGTATGAGTTTAAGTGGGGGTGAAAGAAGGCGTTGTGAAATCGCAAGATCACTTATGTGTGATCCTAAATTTTTACTTCTTGATGAACCATTTGCTGGGGTTGATCCTATCGCAGTGAGTGAAATTCAAAGTTTGATTAATGATTTAAAGGCTATGAATATAGGTGTTTTGATCACTGATCATAATGTAAGAGAAACTCTAGCAATTTGCGATAGAGCTTATGTGATTAGAAGCGGAAGGTTGCTAGCTAGTGGCAATGCTAATGAAATTGCACATAATGAAGATGTTAAAAAATACTATCTTGGAAGTGAGTTTAGACTTGAATAA
- the tsaE gene encoding tRNA (adenosine(37)-N6)-threonylcarbamoyltransferase complex ATPase subunit type 1 TsaE, with protein sequence MKEMILSQNELYKLCEILPKNGVILLQGELASGKTTLVQNYAQFLGVEKTLNSPTFSIMQEYDFQQGKMYHYDIYQEGFDGLLKNGLIENFFEEGLHLVEWGDEKLKKYLDKYQIFNIILQIIPYENKRKYIIHE encoded by the coding sequence ATGAAAGAAATGATTTTAAGTCAAAATGAGCTTTATAAGCTTTGTGAAATTTTACCTAAAAATGGAGTTATTTTACTTCAAGGGGAATTAGCAAGTGGTAAAACCACTTTGGTTCAAAATTATGCTCAATTTCTTGGAGTAGAAAAAACGCTTAATTCTCCTACATTTTCTATCATGCAAGAATATGATTTTCAACAAGGCAAAATGTATCATTATGATATTTATCAAGAAGGTTTTGATGGACTTTTAAAAAATGGTTTGATTGAAAATTTTTTTGAAGAGGGTTTGCATTTAGTAGAATGGGGTGATGAAAAATTAAAAAAATACTTAGATAAATATCAAATTTTTAATATAATTTTACAAATCATTCCTTATGAAAATAAAAGAAAGTATATAATACATGAGTAA
- a CDS encoding RNA-binding S4 domain-containing protein has protein sequence MRIDKFLNVVNITKRRAISEDMCKSGVVSINNQVVKASKEVKIGDEISIKFIEYTNIYKVLDIPTTKSIPKAMQEKYVVKIQ, from the coding sequence ATGAGAATAGATAAGTTTTTAAATGTAGTTAATATTACTAAGCGTCGTGCTATTTCAGAAGATATGTGTAAAAGTGGCGTAGTAAGTATAAACAATCAAGTGGTTAAAGCTAGTAAAGAAGTAAAAATTGGTGATGAAATAAGCATTAAATTTATAGAATATACTAATATCTATAAAGTCTTAGACATACCAACAACTAAAAGCATACCAAAAGCTATGCAAGAAAAATATGTGGTAAAAATTCAATGA
- the fliD gene encoding flagellar filament capping protein FliD, whose product MAVGSLGSLGIGSGVLTSDTLNKLKEAEMNANLKFYNSQLETNGLRQKDLAELEAKLLAFQTAVNSLGDATQFNQKKVSPSVSGDSAAASLTVGSLSNLTNMKVIVDQLAQKDVYQSNGFKDKTSSVMQSLGLQGGNTSFTITQNGKEYKIDIDQSTTVAQLAEKINSATGGKVEAKIVNTGDRENPYRLVVQSKDTGTQNNISFSGNEDLLKGLGWELDKNSISAGGLFGFREQGNSDKTQISGNISGQTSDKLLNPGEKTSLTFVVKNGDNYDKYTIDIDENTTYESLAEQISKKTNGKVNLELKDGAATFKTTNGAELGIFDGGYAVDEDGNIDQTNYTRDEKATNLLSSKFGITLDTSTPQGYNVKADNENHIQKGMDAIFSVDGVKMTRPTNTITDIAPDATLELKQKGEISFNITQDTAAISESLQNLATAYNDLMLNITAATKYDPDAGTKGNFVGVSSIYNIKSEINNILLKTITVDGTITVGDSDTSEGTKISSKVSLSLADYGLTISNGTMTFDSSKFNTKFSEDPEMAERFFVGSNGFEDINLSGEKVGGFAKDNPSGIDFTDSEFKIIYNDETIDLTKTKNGDPFILTGDTDEEMAQNLIDHINSFGIEGLEASFEIINQGSSDQKIQFKIKGTSGSDLEIQGKEDFLKQFGLSPKTMYSNWKEETGTFGVLKNTMREMMSSEGSFGGYKASLTKESKNLNETIENTKSSIDTKYDTMWSTWAAYDSIISKLNNQASVIANMINAANNQNS is encoded by the coding sequence ATGGCAGTAGGTAGTTTAGGAAGCTTAGGGATAGGTTCAGGTGTTTTAACAAGTGATACGCTAAATAAACTTAAAGAGGCGGAAATGAATGCGAATTTGAAATTTTATAATTCGCAACTTGAAACTAACGGTTTAAGACAAAAAGACTTAGCAGAACTTGAAGCTAAACTACTTGCATTTCAAACTGCTGTAAATAGTCTTGGCGATGCAACACAATTTAATCAAAAAAAAGTTTCTCCTAGTGTAAGTGGCGATAGTGCTGCTGCTAGTTTAACCGTAGGATCTTTATCTAATCTTACCAATATGAAAGTTATTGTGGATCAACTTGCTCAAAAAGATGTTTATCAAAGCAATGGTTTTAAAGATAAAACTTCTTCTGTTATGCAAAGTTTAGGATTGCAAGGAGGAAATACTTCTTTTACCATAACTCAAAATGGAAAAGAATATAAAATTGATATAGATCAAAGCACAACTGTAGCTCAACTTGCTGAAAAAATAAATTCTGCAACAGGAGGTAAGGTAGAAGCTAAAATAGTCAATACCGGAGATAGAGAAAATCCATATCGACTAGTTGTGCAAAGCAAAGATACAGGAACTCAAAATAATATTTCTTTTTCAGGCAATGAAGATCTTTTAAAAGGTTTAGGTTGGGAACTTGATAAAAATAGCATTAGTGCTGGCGGTTTGTTTGGTTTTAGAGAACAAGGAAATTCGGATAAGACACAAATTAGTGGGAATATAAGTGGTCAAACCTCTGATAAACTTCTCAACCCTGGAGAAAAAACTTCTTTAACTTTTGTGGTTAAAAATGGTGATAATTATGATAAATACACCATAGATATTGATGAAAATACTACCTATGAAAGTTTAGCCGAGCAAATTAGCAAAAAAACTAATGGTAAAGTTAATCTTGAATTAAAAGATGGTGCAGCAACATTTAAAACGACTAATGGTGCTGAACTTGGTATTTTTGATGGTGGTTATGCAGTAGATGAAGATGGTAACATCGATCAAACAAATTACACTAGAGATGAAAAGGCTACAAATTTATTAAGCAGTAAATTTGGAATCACTTTAGATACTAGTACTCCACAAGGTTATAATGTAAAAGCAGATAATGAAAACCATATACAAAAAGGTATGGATGCTATTTTTAGCGTTGATGGTGTTAAAATGACTAGACCAACTAATACCATTACAGATATAGCTCCTGATGCTACTTTAGAATTAAAGCAAAAAGGTGAAATTAGCTTTAATATTACTCAAGATACTGCTGCTATTTCAGAATCTTTACAAAATTTAGCAACTGCCTATAATGATTTAATGTTGAATATCACAGCAGCTACAAAATACGACCCTGATGCGGGAACAAAAGGAAATTTTGTAGGTGTAAGTTCAATCTATAACATAAAATCAGAAATTAATAATATATTACTAAAAACTATCACTGTAGATGGAACTATAACAGTTGGTGATAGCGACACTTCAGAAGGGACGAAAATATCATCTAAAGTTAGTTTGTCTTTGGCTGATTATGGGCTTACTATATCTAATGGAACTATGACTTTTGATTCTTCTAAATTTAATACCAAATTTAGTGAAGATCCAGAGATGGCTGAAAGATTTTTTGTAGGAAGCAATGGTTTTGAAGATATAAACTTAAGTGGGGAAAAAGTTGGGGGTTTTGCAAAAGACAATCCAAGCGGAATTGATTTTACTGATTCTGAATTTAAAATTATATATAATGATGAAACTATAGATTTAACCAAAACTAAAAACGGAGATCCATTTATATTAACGGGAGATACTGATGAGGAAATGGCTCAAAATCTTATAGATCATATTAATAGTTTTGGAATAGAGGGTTTAGAAGCTAGCTTTGAGATTATTAATCAGGGAAGTTCTGATCAAAAAATTCAATTTAAAATCAAAGGAACTTCAGGGAGTGATTTGGAAATTCAAGGCAAAGAAGATTTTTTAAAGCAATTTGGCTTAAGTCCTAAAACTATGTATTCAAATTGGAAAGAAGAAACTGGAACTTTTGGTGTCTTAAAAAATACTATGAGAGAAATGATGAGTTCTGAAGGATCTTTTGGTGGATATAAAGCTTCCTTAACAAAAGAATCAAAGAATTTAAATGAAACCATAGAAAATACAAAAAGCTCTATTGATACAAAATATGACACTATGTGGTCAACATGGGCAGCGTATGATAGTATTATTTCTAAATTAAATAATCAAGCAAGCGTTATTGCTAATATGATTAATGCAGCAAATAATCAAAATTCTTAA